In Syntrophotaleaceae bacterium, the DNA window CCGCAACTATCTGGCGGGGTTCGACAGCCCGAAGCAGATCATCCTCGACCTTCTGGGACAGGGCCTGTCCGGTCTCGACATGCTGCGATCCATGCACCAGGGAGTCGCTTCCCATTTCAGCCATCCCAGGCTGCAGGACATCTTCGACTATTTCGCCAAGTACATCGGGTCCTCCCCCTACAATGCGCCGGGGGTCATCAACCTCATGCCCTGGGTGCAGTACCGCTTTGGCCTCTGGTATGTGGACGGCGGCATGTACCGCCTGGCCGAGGGGTTGAAGAAAGCCCTGGAAAAGCTGTCCGTCGAAATTCATCTGAATAGAGAGGTTGTGGCCATAAAGACCTCGGGCGATACCGTGACCGGCATCACCCTGGCGGACGGAGAACAAAAACACGCGGATGTCGTCATTTCCAACATGGAAGTCATTCCGGCCCACGAAAAACTGCTGAAAACCTCTCCCGGCTGGTGGACCCGCCGAAAGCTCGAACCCGCCTGCTCCGGGCTGGTCATTCACCTTGGAGTGAAAAAAATCTATCCGCAGCTGGCCCATCACAATTTCCTCTTTTCCAGGGATTCCCGGGAGCATTTCCGGACTGTTTTCGACCGGCATCGCCTGCCGGAGGATCCGACCATCTACCTGGTCGCGCCCGCCCGAACCGATCCCTCCGTGGCCCCGGAGGGCTGCGACAATCTCAAACTTCTGCCGCACATCCCCCACCTCGACCCGCAAAACCCTGTTCCGGCAGAAGATTATGCCCGGCTGCGGGAGCGGGTGCTGGAAAAATGCGAACGGATGGGCTTGACCGATCTGCGCAAAAACATCATAGTCGAGGAAACCTGGACGCCACCGGACATCGAAAGGGAATACTATTCGAACCGAGGCGCCATCTACGGCGTGGTGACCGACCGATTCAAGAATATGGCGTTCAAGGCACCGAAACGGAGCCGCCGCTACCGGAATCTGTACTTCACCGGGGGCAGCATCAACCCCGGGGCCGGCATGCCGATGGTCACGGCCTGCGGGATGCAGGTCGGGGAGATGATCGCCGCATCAATAGAGGAGAACCGGAATCAGCCATGAGCAGAAAAGAGAAGCATGTCGTTGTTATCGGGGCCGGACCGGGCGGTTTGAGCGCCGCCATGATCCTGGCCAATCGGGGGTATCGGGTCTCGATCTATGAACGGGAGGACCGGGTCGGCGGCCGCAACCGCACCTTCGAGCTGGGCCCCTACAGCTTCGATCTGGGACCGACCTTTCTGATGATGGATTTTTTCCTGCGGGAAATCTTCCTGCTGGCCGGGAGGAAGATCGAGGATTATCTCTCCCTGGTGCGACTCGATCCCATGTACGAGCTGAATTTCGATAAGGACAGGCTGCTCCTGACCGACGACCACTACACCATGAAGGCGCGTCTGGCGCAGATGTTCCCGGGCGACGAGGAGGGGCTGGACAAGTTCCTGGAGAAGGAAAAAATCAAGTACGAAAAGATGTATCCCTGCCTGCGGAAGGATTACTCCACCCTGTCCTCCATGTTCCACAAGGATCTGCTGACGGCCCTGCCCTATCTCGATCTGCCCAAGAATATCTTCAGCAAGCTGGGCGATTATTTCACCGATGAAAGATGCCGCCTGGGGTTCACCTTCCAGGCCAAATACCTGGGCATGTCACCCTGGGAATGCCCGGCCGCTTTTACCATTCTGCCCTACATCGAACACGAGTACGGCATCTACCACGTTATGGGCGGGCTGGGCAAAATCTCCACGGCCATGGCGCAGGTCATCGAGGAACACGATGGCCAAATCCACCTGGGGCGGAAGGTTAACCGAGTTATGGTCAACGATCGGCGCCAGGCCCGGGGCGTGGAACTGGACGACGGAGAAAAGGTCGAGGCCGATGCGGTGGTGATCAACGCCGATTTCGGTCATGCGATGGAAACCCTGTTCGCCCCCGGGGTCATCCGCAAGTACTCCCCCGACAAACTGCGGCGGAAAAAATATTCCTGCTCCACCTTCATGATCTATCTGGGAGTAAACAGGCTCTACGACGAAGAGCACCACCAGATTATCTTCGCCGACGACTACAAGCGCAACATCGATGACATCATGTCCGGGCGCCCCCTCCACGAAGACATGTCGATCTACGTCAGGAACGCGAGCCGGACCGATGCGTCCCTGGCGCCGGAAAACCATTCGGCTCTCTACATCCTGGTGCCGGTCCCCAATTCCATGTCGGGGATTGTCTGGGATGCCGAACAGACGGCCAGCTATCGCAGCCAGGTAATGGAGCGGATCACCGAACGCACGTC includes these proteins:
- the crtI gene encoding phytoene desaturase family protein, encoding MVDSEKRIVVIGAGLGGLAAALTCASKGFRVAIFEKNGKIGGKLNLSRNQGFSFDLGPSILTLPALFQELFAKAGLRLEDHVPIRPLETHWRNFFEDGTRIDLVADLERQASLLAAVDPDAPGQFERFLAYARRQYELSDRNYLAGFDSPKQIILDLLGQGLSGLDMLRSMHQGVASHFSHPRLQDIFDYFAKYIGSSPYNAPGVINLMPWVQYRFGLWYVDGGMYRLAEGLKKALEKLSVEIHLNREVVAIKTSGDTVTGITLADGEQKHADVVISNMEVIPAHEKLLKTSPGWWTRRKLEPACSGLVIHLGVKKIYPQLAHHNFLFSRDSREHFRTVFDRHRLPEDPTIYLVAPARTDPSVAPEGCDNLKLLPHIPHLDPQNPVPAEDYARLRERVLEKCERMGLTDLRKNIIVEETWTPPDIEREYYSNRGAIYGVVTDRFKNMAFKAPKRSRRYRNLYFTGGSINPGAGMPMVTACGMQVGEMIAASIEENRNQP
- the crtI gene encoding phytoene desaturase family protein encodes the protein MSRKEKHVVVIGAGPGGLSAAMILANRGYRVSIYEREDRVGGRNRTFELGPYSFDLGPTFLMMDFFLREIFLLAGRKIEDYLSLVRLDPMYELNFDKDRLLLTDDHYTMKARLAQMFPGDEEGLDKFLEKEKIKYEKMYPCLRKDYSTLSSMFHKDLLTALPYLDLPKNIFSKLGDYFTDERCRLGFTFQAKYLGMSPWECPAAFTILPYIEHEYGIYHVMGGLGKISTAMAQVIEEHDGQIHLGRKVNRVMVNDRRQARGVELDDGEKVEADAVVINADFGHAMETLFAPGVIRKYSPDKLRRKKYSCSTFMIYLGVNRLYDEEHHQIIFADDYKRNIDDIMSGRPLHEDMSIYVRNASRTDASLAPENHSALYILVPVPNSMSGIVWDAEQTASYRSQVMERITERTSMRDLQDHIVVERIITPADWKNEYHLFEGATFNLGHNIGQMLYFRPHNRFEEVGNCYLVGGGTHPGSGLPTIYESGRITANLIFNDLV